One Fontisphaera persica DNA window includes the following coding sequences:
- a CDS encoding glycosyltransferase family 2 protein, producing the protein MAEKNAISALPPVGVVIVNWNLKEVLRATLESCLQIDYPQFQIVVVDNGSTDGAPDMVRRDFPQVHLIANPTGMGYAHATSQGMEWLVQQGARYLFSTSNDVLFDRAILREMVAYMESHPEVGIVGSKVYFHDRPEVLWHAGGHIGWHGHSFHFGWERRDHPRYHQPRECVFVTGCGYMVRAELAQRLGYLKSDLVFYSEDSDFCQRVKRAGYRVMYLPTAKLWHKTSTTLAKNRGLQLRYSTRNNLYVLQTHRVGLPYPLTLGIHLAAVLPLKMLFFLLLGQPANAAGIWRGIRDWRRGRYGMINVD; encoded by the coding sequence ATGGCTGAAAAAAACGCCATCTCTGCTCTGCCACCCGTCGGCGTGGTCATCGTCAACTGGAACCTCAAGGAGGTTTTGCGGGCCACGCTGGAGTCCTGCCTGCAGATTGATTATCCGCAGTTCCAGATTGTGGTGGTGGACAATGGCTCCACCGACGGCGCGCCCGACATGGTGCGGCGTGACTTTCCCCAGGTGCACCTCATCGCCAATCCCACGGGCATGGGCTATGCGCACGCCACCAGCCAGGGCATGGAGTGGCTGGTGCAGCAGGGCGCCCGCTATCTGTTCAGCACCAGTAATGATGTGCTCTTTGACCGCGCCATCCTGCGCGAGATGGTCGCTTACATGGAGAGTCATCCGGAGGTGGGCATCGTGGGCTCCAAGGTGTATTTCCATGACCGGCCGGAGGTCCTCTGGCATGCGGGCGGCCACATTGGCTGGCACGGGCATTCTTTCCATTTCGGCTGGGAGCGCCGGGACCATCCCCGCTACCATCAGCCGCGGGAATGTGTGTTTGTCACCGGTTGCGGTTACATGGTCCGCGCCGAGCTGGCGCAACGGCTGGGCTATTTGAAAAGCGATTTGGTCTTTTATTCCGAGGACTCCGATTTTTGCCAGCGGGTGAAGCGGGCGGGTTACCGGGTGATGTACCTGCCCACGGCCAAACTGTGGCACAAAACCTCCACCACTCTGGCCAAAAACCGCGGCCTGCAATTACGGTACAGCACCCGCAACAACCTCTATGTGCTGCAAACCCATCGCGTGGGGCTGCCCTATCCCCTGACCCTGGGGATTCACTTGGCAGCCGTCTTGCCCCTCAAGATGTTGTTTTTCCTGCTGCTGGGCCAGCCTGCCAATGCCGCCGGCATCTGGCGGGGCATCCGGGACTGGCGGCGGGGGCGGTATGGGATGATCAACGTTGATTAA
- the nusG gene encoding transcription termination/antitermination protein NusG, whose product MYSESLTPQAGTPGNRSPLEGGRHWFCIKAKPKHEHIAAAHIQLCREAEVFFPRIRFERPFKGKKIRVIEPLFPGYLFARFELPRHVLQVRYAAGVQTIVHFGTHIPIVPEDIMAALMAEFGREEVREVNADPAPGDAVEIVMGAFAGLKAVVTRVIPARQRVAVLLEFLGRQLTVEIPVEFLLKKRPPRHLVAGRDIA is encoded by the coding sequence GTGTATAGTGAATCGTTGACACCGCAGGCCGGCACTCCAGGGAACAGGTCACCGTTGGAGGGGGGCCGCCACTGGTTTTGCATCAAGGCCAAGCCCAAGCACGAGCACATTGCTGCCGCGCACATTCAGCTCTGCCGCGAGGCGGAGGTGTTTTTTCCGCGCATTCGCTTTGAGCGTCCGTTCAAGGGCAAGAAAATCCGCGTCATTGAGCCGTTGTTTCCGGGGTACTTGTTTGCGCGGTTTGAGCTGCCCCGGCATGTTTTGCAGGTGCGGTACGCGGCCGGGGTGCAGACCATTGTGCATTTTGGCACGCACATCCCCATTGTGCCGGAGGACATCATGGCGGCGCTCATGGCCGAGTTTGGCCGGGAGGAGGTGCGGGAGGTCAATGCCGACCCGGCGCCGGGAGATGCGGTGGAGATTGTGATGGGCGCCTTTGCCGGGTTGAAGGCGGTGGTGACGCGGGTGATTCCCGCCCGGCAGCGGGTGGCGGTGTTGCTGGAATTTCTGGGGCGACAGTTGACAGTGGAGATTCCGGTGGAATTTTTGCTTAAAAAGCGACCGCCCCGCCACCTGGTGGCCGGCCGAGATATTGCATGA
- a CDS encoding TylF/MycF/NovP-related O-methyltransferase, protein MQIRRLIKELIKKTGYTIVPVQSNPLDDHADIYDQDGLKTHHNHDFMKDPDFCRAYARGAKAADDYRIHWRVHIALWAASHAARLPGDFVECGVNYGFMSSAIMTFLNWDTLGKTFYLLDTFSGMDPRYISPEEAQAGILEKNRQHLQTGFYIEGVEAVRRNFSEWKNVRIIQGSVPDTLAQVDTASVAYLHLDMNCAPPEAAALQHFWKLMTPGAVALFDDYAYHGYEAQKAALDAVVKPWGVRIAALPTGQGVLLKPPQ, encoded by the coding sequence ATGCAAATCCGACGCCTGATCAAAGAATTAATAAAAAAAACCGGCTATACCATCGTCCCGGTGCAAAGCAATCCTCTGGACGATCATGCCGACATTTACGACCAGGATGGCTTAAAAACCCATCACAATCATGACTTCATGAAAGACCCGGACTTCTGCCGGGCCTATGCACGCGGCGCCAAAGCCGCCGATGACTACCGCATTCATTGGCGCGTTCACATTGCCCTGTGGGCAGCCAGCCATGCTGCGCGGTTACCGGGGGATTTTGTGGAATGCGGTGTCAACTATGGCTTCATGAGTTCCGCCATTATGACTTTCTTGAACTGGGACACCTTGGGAAAGACATTCTATTTACTGGATACTTTCTCTGGCATGGACCCCCGTTATATTTCTCCTGAAGAGGCGCAAGCGGGCATTCTGGAAAAGAATCGTCAGCACTTGCAAACTGGCTTTTATATCGAGGGGGTGGAGGCCGTGCGCCGCAATTTCAGCGAATGGAAGAATGTCCGCATCATTCAGGGGTCAGTTCCCGACACCCTGGCCCAGGTGGACACCGCCAGCGTGGCTTACCTGCACCTCGACATGAACTGCGCCCCGCCGGAAGCCGCTGCCTTACAACATTTCTGGAAGTTAATGACACCTGGGGCTGTGGCCTTGTTTGATGATTACGCATATCATGGATACGAGGCGCAAAAAGCCGCCCTGGACGCCGTGGTTAAGCCGTGGGGAGTGAGAATCGCCGCTTTGCCCACCGGCCAGGGGGTATTACTAAAACCGCCTCAATAA
- a CDS encoding right-handed parallel beta-helix repeat-containing protein: MKGTPFGRIALGLGLLAGTLAASAATLTVTHTGDSGAGSLRQAIADANNQLGPHQIVFAIPGAAPHRIAPLSPLPQIQETLVLDATTQPGYSGQPLVVLDGVNAGNAYGLLISADDCVVRGLVIHRFNRDGIRLENVSRCVVQANYIGTDASGLAAAGMGENGIGISGGGEHLIGGLTAAERNVIAACGENGIIIAGAGAGRHRVWGNYLGVNATGAAALGNGQSGVVVSGSTLNEIGGLAPGAGNLISGNLQSGVYLLGPGADHNRVQGNRIGVNAAGTAALPNRQDGVTLYQAAANLIGRCLEAGGNLISGNGEAGVYIGGNNSVSNLVAGNRIGVNATGTAALSNQWGVAIENAPRNLVGGSAPGEGNQIAGNLLVGVTIQGLSAVANRVEGNWIGTDAQGRAAIPNLGPGIFLSAPSNHIGGARVGAGNVISGNQAAGISLNDPLSRGNVILGNFIGLAADGCTPLGNLFHGIEIQMDASNNRIGGTAPGEGNRIGYARQADFDGVRIHDHGVGNVIRGNAVFGQPGLPIDVGPNGPTANDAGDADDGPNQLQNYPVLTLATGRFAVVISGQLASRPQQNYTLDFYLTTASNQVWLGEAQVFTDAAGLAPFTVALTNAWAAAGELSATATDAAGNTSEYLPAITLADSPTGDVDGDGLPDDYELAFGLNPLNAADAAQDADGDGASNLQEYRAGTHPRQAASGVRLTAIYRSACGGMVVEGGLGRSGTWVLEGAAQVTGPWQPLTSAAPALGLPVRWVDTTPGTLRFFRLRLP, from the coding sequence ATGAAAGGGACACCATTTGGGCGCATAGCCTTGGGTTTGGGGCTGCTGGCCGGCACGCTGGCGGCATCCGCGGCCACTTTGACCGTCACGCACACGGGGGACAGCGGCGCGGGTTCCTTGCGGCAGGCCATCGCCGACGCCAATAATCAGCTTGGCCCGCATCAGATTGTGTTTGCCATTCCCGGCGCCGCCCCGCACCGCATCGCCCCGCTCAGCCCGCTGCCGCAGATTCAAGAAACGCTGGTCCTCGATGCCACCACCCAGCCCGGCTACAGCGGCCAGCCGCTGGTCGTGCTGGATGGCGTCAATGCCGGCAACGCCTACGGCCTGCTGATTTCGGCCGATGATTGCGTGGTGCGCGGGCTGGTGATTCACCGTTTCAACCGCGATGGCATCCGGCTGGAAAATGTCTCGCGCTGCGTGGTGCAGGCCAATTACATCGGCACCGATGCCTCCGGCCTGGCGGCGGCGGGCATGGGCGAGAACGGCATCGGCATTTCCGGCGGCGGCGAGCATCTGATTGGCGGGCTGACGGCTGCCGAGCGCAATGTCATCGCCGCCTGCGGCGAGAATGGTATCATCATTGCCGGCGCGGGCGCGGGGCGGCACCGCGTCTGGGGCAATTACCTCGGCGTCAATGCCACGGGGGCGGCCGCGCTGGGCAACGGGCAATCGGGCGTGGTGGTTTCTGGCAGTACCCTCAACGAAATTGGCGGGCTGGCGCCCGGAGCGGGCAACCTCATTTCCGGCAACCTCCAAAGCGGCGTCTATCTGCTGGGGCCGGGCGCGGACCACAACCGCGTGCAGGGCAATCGCATCGGAGTCAATGCCGCGGGGACGGCCGCCCTGCCCAACCGGCAGGACGGCGTGACGCTGTACCAGGCCGCCGCCAATCTCATCGGCCGTTGTCTGGAGGCCGGCGGGAATCTCATTTCCGGCAACGGCGAAGCGGGGGTTTATATCGGCGGCAACAACAGCGTGAGCAATCTGGTGGCGGGCAACCGGATTGGTGTAAACGCCACCGGCACGGCGGCCCTCAGCAATCAATGGGGCGTGGCCATTGAAAATGCCCCGCGCAACCTCGTCGGGGGCAGCGCGCCCGGGGAGGGCAATCAGATTGCGGGCAATTTGCTGGTGGGGGTTACCATCCAGGGATTGTCGGCCGTGGCCAACCGGGTGGAAGGCAACTGGATTGGCACCGACGCCCAGGGCCGCGCCGCGATTCCCAACCTGGGGCCGGGCATATTTCTCAGCGCGCCTTCCAATCACATCGGCGGGGCGCGCGTGGGCGCGGGCAACGTCATCAGCGGCAACCAAGCGGCGGGCATCTCCCTTAATGATCCCTTGAGCCGGGGCAATGTCATCCTGGGCAATTTCATTGGGCTGGCGGCGGACGGTTGCACGCCCCTGGGCAATCTTTTCCACGGCATCGAGATTCAAATGGATGCCAGCAACAATCGCATCGGAGGCACGGCCCCCGGCGAAGGCAACCGCATCGGCTACGCCCGCCAGGCGGATTTTGACGGCGTGCGCATCCACGACCACGGCGTGGGCAATGTCATTCGCGGCAATGCGGTCTTTGGCCAGCCGGGTTTGCCCATTGATGTGGGACCCAACGGACCGACGGCCAATGATGCGGGCGATGCGGATGACGGCCCCAATCAATTGCAAAATTATCCGGTGCTTACCCTGGCCACCGGCAGGTTTGCCGTGGTCATCAGCGGGCAGCTCGCCTCCCGCCCGCAGCAGAACTACACGCTGGATTTTTACCTGACCACTGCCTCCAACCAGGTGTGGCTGGGTGAGGCGCAGGTGTTCACGGATGCCGCCGGTCTGGCGCCGTTCACCGTCGCGCTGACCAACGCCTGGGCCGCCGCCGGGGAACTCTCCGCCACCGCCACCGATGCGGCGGGAAACACTTCCGAGTATTTACCCGCCATTACCTTGGCGGACTCTCCGACGGGGGATGTTGATGGCGACGGCCTGCCGGATGATTATGAGCTGGCGTTTGGGTTGAATCCACTCAACGCGGCGGATGCCGCGCAGGACGCGGATGGGGACGGCGCCTCCAATTTGCAGGAATATCGGGCGGGGACGCATCCGCGTCAGGCTGCCAGCGGTGTGCGGCTCACGGCGATTTATCGCAGCGCCTGTGGCGGCATGGTGGTGGAAGGAGGGCTGGGGCGCAGCGGGACGTGGGTGCTGGAGGGGGCGGCGCAGGTGACCGGCCCCTGGCAGCCGCTGACTTCCGCCGCGCCGGCCCTGGGGTTGCCGGTGCGCTGGGTGGACACCACCCCCGGGACGCTTCGCTTCTTCCGCCTGCGCCTCCCTTAA
- a CDS encoding 6-phosphofructokinase: protein MSIRIGILTGGGDCPGLNAVIRAVGKSATTRGWETLGFHNGFEGLLDNDYRVLNYKDMDGLLLRGGTILGTTNKGRFAVKTGHGETHRIPEAVLARTKENIHALGLRALVVVGGDGTLTIAQQLFEAGVPLVGVPKTIDNDLEATAFTFGFDSAVACATDALDRLHTTAESHNRVMVLEVMGRYAGWIAMHAGIAGGGDVILIPEIPFTYESICTKIAEREARGKHFTLVVVAEGARPKGGDFVTSGPQETNREARLGGIGAVVAAEIQKRTGKETRVCVLGHLQRGGGPTTFDRMICTQFGAMAVRLIAGEQYGYMAALRPPEVVAVPIREAIGRLRTIDPKGELVQTARDLGVSLGD, encoded by the coding sequence ATGAGCATTCGCATTGGCATTTTGACCGGCGGCGGTGACTGCCCCGGATTAAACGCGGTGATTCGCGCCGTGGGCAAATCGGCCACCACCCGCGGCTGGGAGACTCTGGGCTTTCACAACGGCTTCGAGGGCCTGCTGGACAACGATTACCGCGTGCTCAATTACAAGGACATGGACGGCCTCCTACTGCGCGGGGGCACCATCCTGGGCACCACCAACAAGGGACGCTTCGCCGTCAAGACCGGCCATGGCGAGACTCACCGCATCCCCGAGGCCGTACTGGCTCGCACCAAGGAAAACATCCACGCGCTAGGCCTGCGGGCCCTGGTGGTCGTGGGCGGGGATGGCACGCTGACCATTGCCCAGCAACTCTTCGAGGCGGGCGTGCCGCTGGTGGGCGTGCCCAAGACCATTGACAATGACCTGGAAGCCACCGCCTTCACCTTCGGTTTCGACAGCGCGGTGGCCTGCGCCACCGACGCCCTGGACCGCCTGCACACCACCGCCGAGAGCCACAACCGCGTAATGGTGCTGGAGGTCATGGGCCGGTACGCGGGCTGGATCGCCATGCATGCGGGCATCGCCGGCGGCGGCGACGTGATTTTAATCCCGGAAATTCCCTTCACCTACGAAAGCATCTGCACGAAAATTGCCGAGCGCGAGGCCCGCGGCAAACACTTCACCCTGGTGGTGGTGGCCGAGGGCGCGCGGCCCAAGGGGGGCGATTTTGTGACCAGCGGCCCGCAGGAAACCAACCGCGAGGCGCGCCTGGGCGGCATCGGCGCCGTCGTGGCGGCGGAAATCCAGAAGCGCACCGGCAAGGAAACCCGCGTGTGCGTGCTGGGCCATTTGCAGCGCGGCGGCGGGCCCACCACCTTTGACCGCATGATTTGCACGCAGTTTGGGGCCATGGCGGTGCGCCTGATTGCCGGAGAACAATACGGCTACATGGCCGCCCTGCGTCCGCCGGAGGTGGTGGCCGTGCCCATCCGCGAAGCCATTGGCCGTTTGCGCACGATTGATCCCAAGGGCGAATTAGTCCAAACCGCCCGCGATTTGGGCGTGAGTTTGGGGGATTGA
- a CDS encoding NPCBM/NEW2 domain-containing protein: MKNSAHSLSRVPRCLRGLLVFVSLTAAGPALLAATVGLHELDLSTMTSGWGKARTNAAVTGKPLTVGKQTFTRGVGTHAPSEFYVRLDGKATWFTAKVGVDGAAGNARASLEFIVYGDEKELWRSGVCRWQEEPRVCRVNLAGVKLLALEVTEAGDGRDFDHANWAEAAIEYEGARPEAGLPPAPPEERVLLTPPPPAAPRLHGPLVYGGRPGKPFLYRIPCTGERPISFAAQNLPGTLQLDSATGILRGQTPPAGRYTMTFTAKNRHGQAQRSFTLISSNSLHVLALTPPMGWNSWYIHYHRVSEQTMREAADQMIASGMADFGYEYVNIDDCWMVKVNSNDPEIGGPTRDAQGRLLPNKRFPDIRGMVEYIHRKGLKAGTYISPGPSTCAGYAGSYQHEALDARTFAEWGFDFLKYDWCSYGRVAGGNTLEHLKKPYQIMWAELQKQERDIVFNLCQYGMGEVWKWGGEVGHCWRTTGDLGLERGDALPGFYRIGLSNGRHHEYAGPGRWNDPDYILIGWVGDAHTAGEGKPTPLTPNEQYSYMSMWCLMAAPLIFSGDMAKLDPFTLNVLCNHEVIAVDQDPLGRQARIVAQDRRRLVMLKELSDGAHAVGLFNLGPLPAKMRVTWAELGLRGPRRVRDLWRQREAGEADGELVADIPRHGVMLWRLERP; encoded by the coding sequence CTGCCTGCGGGGATTGCTGGTCTTTGTTTCCCTGACCGCCGCCGGCCCGGCCCTGCTGGCCGCCACGGTGGGTTTGCACGAGCTGGATTTGAGTACCATGACGTCGGGCTGGGGCAAGGCCCGCACCAATGCCGCCGTCACGGGCAAACCGCTCACCGTCGGCAAACAAACCTTTACCCGCGGAGTGGGCACCCATGCCCCCAGCGAATTTTACGTGCGCCTGGATGGGAAGGCCACCTGGTTCACCGCCAAGGTGGGCGTGGACGGCGCGGCCGGCAATGCCCGGGCCTCCCTGGAGTTCATTGTTTATGGCGATGAAAAGGAGTTGTGGCGCAGCGGCGTGTGCCGATGGCAGGAAGAGCCGCGCGTGTGCCGGGTGAACCTTGCCGGGGTGAAGCTGTTGGCGCTTGAAGTCACCGAGGCGGGAGACGGGCGCGACTTTGACCATGCCAACTGGGCCGAAGCGGCCATAGAATATGAAGGAGCGCGGCCAGAGGCGGGGTTGCCGCCGGCGCCACCCGAGGAGCGCGTGTTGCTGACGCCGCCCCCGCCGGCCGCGCCGCGACTGCACGGCCCGCTGGTCTATGGCGGCCGCCCCGGCAAACCCTTCTTGTACCGCATTCCCTGCACGGGCGAGCGGCCCATCAGTTTCGCGGCGCAAAACCTGCCGGGCACCCTGCAACTGGACTCCGCCACCGGCATCCTGCGCGGCCAGACGCCTCCGGCGGGACGGTACACGATGACCTTCACCGCGAAAAACCGGCACGGCCAGGCGCAGCGCTCCTTTACGCTGATTTCCTCCAACAGCCTGCACGTGCTGGCGCTGACCCCGCCGATGGGCTGGAATAGCTGGTACATCCACTACCATCGCGTGAGCGAGCAAACCATGCGCGAGGCCGCCGACCAAATGATTGCCAGCGGCATGGCTGATTTTGGCTACGAGTACGTGAACATTGACGATTGCTGGATGGTGAAGGTGAATTCCAATGACCCGGAAATCGGCGGCCCCACCCGCGATGCCCAGGGGCGGCTCCTGCCCAATAAACGGTTTCCGGACATTCGCGGAATGGTGGAGTACATCCACCGCAAGGGGCTGAAGGCCGGCACCTACATCTCCCCCGGCCCTTCCACCTGCGCCGGTTATGCGGGCAGTTATCAACATGAGGCCCTGGACGCGCGGACCTTTGCCGAGTGGGGCTTTGATTTCCTGAAATATGACTGGTGCTCTTATGGCCGCGTGGCCGGCGGCAACACGCTCGAACATCTGAAAAAGCCTTATCAAATCATGTGGGCGGAGCTGCAAAAACAGGAGCGCGACATTGTCTTCAATCTTTGCCAGTACGGCATGGGCGAGGTCTGGAAATGGGGTGGCGAAGTGGGGCATTGCTGGCGCACCACGGGAGATTTGGGGCTGGAGCGCGGGGACGCGCTGCCCGGTTTTTACCGCATCGGCCTGAGCAACGGGCGGCATCATGAATACGCCGGGCCGGGCCGGTGGAATGACCCGGATTACATTCTCATCGGCTGGGTGGGCGATGCCCATACGGCGGGCGAGGGCAAGCCCACCCCGCTCACGCCCAACGAGCAGTACTCGTACATGTCCATGTGGTGTCTCATGGCGGCGCCGCTCATTTTCAGCGGCGACATGGCGAAGCTGGACCCGTTCACGCTGAACGTCCTGTGCAACCACGAAGTGATTGCCGTGGACCAGGACCCCCTGGGACGGCAGGCGCGCATCGTGGCCCAGGACCGGCGCCGGCTGGTGATGCTCAAGGAATTATCGGACGGCGCCCATGCGGTGGGGCTTTTCAATCTGGGGCCATTGCCGGCCAAAATGCGCGTGACCTGGGCCGAGCTGGGGTTGAGGGGCCCGCGCCGCGTGCGTGACCTGTGGCGGCAACGCGAAGCGGGGGAGGCGGACGGCGAACTGGTGGCGGACATCCCGCGCCATGGCGTCATGCTCTGGCGGCTGGAGCGGCCGTGA
- a CDS encoding glycosyltransferase family 2 protein, which produces MSKVCAVIVTFNPLPSLAENLSALQNQVDALVLVDNGTFPRWPAPLQAVVKKPGITFLPNPENLGVATAFNQGLRHALSQGYEWAVTFDQDSQPPPQFMAGLWEAWQACPLRDHVAVIAPQYWLKETAPPASPAGRPAWRPLRVAMASGNLVRLQAAQSVGWMDESFFIDYVDFDFCLRLRRQGWQIIQATNVWLPHRLGARQKHRCLGLEFGLVAHSPLRRYYNTRNRLVAYRRHALRFPGWFLHDLAWWMLEMGKIALFEDQKTAKCRAIWLGLHDGFSGVMGPVRSATASLLQPSEPPRGFNSSPCAHG; this is translated from the coding sequence ATGAGCAAGGTTTGTGCTGTCATCGTGACTTTTAATCCGCTTCCTTCTCTGGCGGAAAATCTGTCCGCTTTGCAGAATCAAGTGGATGCCTTGGTCTTGGTGGACAACGGCACTTTCCCCCGCTGGCCTGCTCCCTTGCAGGCGGTGGTTAAAAAGCCAGGCATCACTTTTTTGCCGAACCCCGAAAACCTGGGAGTGGCCACCGCTTTCAATCAAGGGCTGCGCCACGCGCTGAGCCAGGGGTATGAATGGGCGGTCACTTTTGACCAGGACAGCCAGCCGCCGCCGCAGTTCATGGCAGGCTTGTGGGAAGCATGGCAGGCTTGCCCGTTACGCGATCATGTGGCCGTCATCGCTCCCCAATATTGGCTCAAAGAGACTGCGCCTCCGGCCAGTCCAGCCGGGCGCCCTGCCTGGCGCCCTCTCCGGGTGGCCATGGCCTCGGGCAACCTGGTGCGTTTGCAGGCCGCGCAATCGGTGGGCTGGATGGACGAATCTTTTTTCATTGACTACGTGGATTTTGATTTTTGCCTTCGCCTGCGTCGGCAGGGCTGGCAAATCATCCAGGCCACAAACGTCTGGTTGCCCCATCGGCTGGGCGCGCGTCAAAAACACCGCTGTTTGGGATTGGAGTTCGGCCTGGTGGCGCACAGCCCCTTGCGCCGCTATTACAATACGCGCAACCGGCTGGTTGCCTACCGCCGCCATGCCCTGAGGTTTCCGGGCTGGTTTTTGCATGACCTGGCCTGGTGGATGCTGGAGATGGGAAAAATCGCATTGTTCGAGGACCAAAAAACCGCCAAATGCCGCGCCATCTGGCTTGGCTTGCACGATGGCTTCAGCGGTGTCATGGGGCCTGTCCGCTCTGCGACGGCCAGCCTCCTGCAACCGTCCGAGCCGCCGCGCGGCTTCAACTCTTCCCCTTGTGCTCATGGCTGA